From the Diospyros lotus cultivar Yz01 chromosome 13, ASM1463336v1, whole genome shotgun sequence genome, one window contains:
- the LOC127788928 gene encoding (-)-alpha-terpineol synthase-like, giving the protein MLLHGYFLSSNSLTDDELQCLEAYSDIIKWSVIVVRLANDLETSFDEMERGDVSKSIQIYMHETGASVEDARKHVKHLISEAWSKINEARPANSPLNRGFVDMVTNMARVVQFIYQYGDGHGHDIEGKNKDHVVSLLIDPIPIKSK; this is encoded by the exons ATGCTCTTACATGGTTATTTTTTAAGTTCAAATTCCTTAACTGATGATGAGCTGCAATGCTTGGAGGCATACTCAGATATAATTAAATGGTCGGTGATCGTTGTAAGGCTAGCGAATGATTTGGAAACATCATTT GATGAGATGGAAAGAGGCGATGTGTCTAAATCAATCCAAATATACATGCATGAAACTGGTGCTTCTGTAGAGGATGCTCGCAAACATGTCAAGCACTTGATTAGTGAAGCATGGAGCAAGATCAATGAAGCTCGACCTGCAAATTCACCCTTAAATCGAGGTTTTGTTGACATGGTGACGAACATGGCTAGGGTTGTCCAATTCATCTACCAATATGGAGATGGACATGGACATGATATTGAAGGCAAGAATAAAGATCATGTGGTTTCATTGTTAATTGATCCCATTCCTATCAAATCTAAATGA
- the LOC127788233 gene encoding (-)-alpha-terpineol synthase-like: MAFVLGLAAPASLPTAAAASPRYSQSGSRSRHGRPMIHHSSQFQYCRPAILSSQTHHDQKTIVRRSANYQPPIWEHHYLQSLSSEYTGDGYGKRSAELKEAVRRMMREKTEDPLEKLELIDAVQRLGVSYHFRAEIRSTLELKTMNNDDGLIVSDWCSKGDLYAAALHFRLLRQHQHEVPQEIFRSFKDKSGKFKESLGGDTKGLLSLYEASFLSLDGESILKEARQFSTKHLKEYLMINRSPDDDDDGDENHEMLLLVAHALELPLHWTMPRVEARWFIDAYERRPNKNAILLEFAKLDFKMLQAIDQEDLKHASRWWNSLRWRERLPFGRDRILENFLWAVGQGYEPQFQYYRRMITRSNQILTSIDDMYDIYGTLDELQLFTNAVERLSKCLFI, from the exons ATGGCTTTCGTGCTCGGCTTGGCAGCTCCGGCCTCTCTTCCCACCGCCGCCGCAGCAAGTCCACGTTATTCCCAGAGCGGGAGCCGCagccgccatggccgaccaatGATTCACCACAGCTCTCAGTTTCAGTACTGCAGACCTGCCATTCTCAGCAGCCAAACTCATCATGATCAGAAGACGATAGTGAGGCGATCCGCCAACTACCAGCCCCCCATTTGGGAACATCACTATTTGCAGTCACTGAGCAGTGAATATAcg GGAGATGGGTACGGGAAGCGGTCGGCGGAACTGAAAGAGGCTGTGAGGAGGATGATGAGGGAGAAGACGGAGGATCCATTGGAGAAGCTGGAGTTGATAGACGCAGTGCAGAGGCTTGGAGTGTCTTACCATTTTCGGGCTGAGATTAGAAGCACGCTTGAGTTGAAGACGATGAACAATGATGATGGTCTCATAGTAAGTGATTGGTGCAGCAAAGGGGATCTGTACGCTGCTGCCCTCCATTTCAGGCTCTTGCGCCAGCACCAGCATGAGGTCCCTCAAG AGATTTTCCGAAGCTTCAAGGACAAGTCCGGGAAGTTCAAGGAGTCGTTGGGTGGGGACACCAAGGGACTTCTCTCCTTGTATGAGGCGTCCTTCCTTTCATTGGATGGTGAAAGTATATTGAAAGAGGCAAGACAATTCTCAACTAAGCATCTCAAAGAGTACTTGATGATTAACAGAAGCccggatgatgatgatgatggtgatgagAATCATGAGATGCTGCTGCTAGTAGCTCATGCTTTGGAGCTTCCATTACATTGGACCATGCCTAGGGTGGAGGCCAGGTGGTTCATTGATGCATATGAGAGGAGACCAAACAAGAATGCCATCTTGCTCGAGTTTGCCAAACTAGATTTCAAAATGCTGCAAGCTATTGACCAAGAAGACCTAAAACATGCTTCCAG gtggtgGAACAGCTTAAGATGGAGGGAGAGGTTACCCTTCGGAAGGGACAGGATACTGGAGAATTTTTTATGGGCTGTTGGACAGGGTTACGAGCCTCAATTCCAATACTACAGAAGAATGATCACAAGAAGCAACCAAATCTTAACTTCCATTGATGATATGTATGACATTTATGGTACATTGGATGAGCTCCAACTCTTCACAAATGCAGTTGAAAGGTTGTCAAaatgtttgtttatttaa